One stretch of Pedobacter riviphilus DNA includes these proteins:
- the aroQ gene encoding type II 3-dehydroquinate dehydratase encodes MKIQIINGPNLNLLGVREPSIYGNTSIEDYIKELKTVYPNIEIEYYQSNVEGEIINKLHEVGFSYDGVVLNAGGYTHTSVAIADAIAAIKTPVVEVHISNIYAREEYRHVSLTGKNCQGVLTGFGIKGYRLAIESLLI; translated from the coding sequence ATGAAAATACAAATTATTAACGGGCCAAACTTAAACTTATTAGGTGTACGCGAACCATCTATTTACGGAAACACCAGTATTGAAGATTATATTAAAGAATTAAAAACGGTTTACCCAAATATCGAAATTGAATACTATCAGAGTAATGTTGAGGGCGAAATTATTAATAAACTGCATGAAGTGGGTTTTAGTTATGATGGGGTAGTGCTAAATGCTGGCGGTTATACACACACTTCAGTTGCCATTGCTGATGCGATTGCAGCTATTAAAACTCCAGTAGTAGAGGTACATATATCTAATATTTATGCCCGTGAAGAATACCGTCACGTTTCTTTAACTGGTAAAAACTGTCAAGGTGTTTTAACGGGATTTGGTATAAAAGGGTATCGCTTGGCTATCGAAAGTTTATTGATTTAA